A DNA window from Deinococcus malanensis contains the following coding sequences:
- a CDS encoding glycine-rich domain-containing protein has translation MTPSRTYPDVQATVSPLAPPCPALSYAFPEVLAARLGRDYGWSQPFTSGALEEYRRFLHLAVTSQTPVTPSQVVDKVWHLHLTFTRDYWERLTPALGRPVHHDPGGADADDDAHFAAQYIGTLDAYRATFGPPPALYWPDPRLRNQPVFIQATPPSEPALAARSQWQSGNVLGSTLVVIGVAALLLHWTPLALLMGTLLLLLVVRSLTRRDRRGYGRYQGHTSLSFAGHGDSSCGPFDSGSCGDSGSSSCGGGGCSS, from the coding sequence ATGACACCGTCCCGCACCTACCCGGATGTTCAGGCCACCGTCAGTCCCCTGGCCCCGCCCTGCCCGGCACTGTCCTATGCCTTTCCAGAGGTACTGGCCGCCCGCCTGGGCCGGGACTACGGCTGGTCACAACCCTTTACCAGTGGCGCGCTGGAAGAGTACCGCCGGTTCCTGCATCTGGCGGTGACTTCCCAGACGCCCGTTACGCCGTCGCAGGTCGTGGACAAGGTCTGGCACCTGCACCTGACCTTTACGCGCGACTACTGGGAGCGCCTGACGCCGGCCCTGGGCAGACCGGTGCATCACGATCCCGGGGGCGCTGATGCAGACGATGATGCCCACTTCGCCGCACAGTACATCGGCACGCTGGACGCCTACCGGGCAACCTTCGGTCCGCCGCCCGCTCTGTACTGGCCGGACCCGCGGCTGCGCAACCAACCTGTATTTATCCAAGCTACACCGCCATCAGAACCAGCTCTGGCAGCGCGCTCTCAGTGGCAGAGCGGCAACGTCCTTGGCTCAACGCTCGTCGTGATCGGGGTAGCAGCGCTGCTCCTCCACTGGACGCCGCTGGCGCTACTGATGGGCACACTCCTGCTCCTGCTGGTGGTGCGCAGCCTGACCCGCCGCGACCGTCGCGGGTATGGACGGTACCAGGGCCACACCAGTCTGTCTTTTGCCGGCCATGGTGACTCCTCGTGCGGACCTTTCGATTCAGGCAGTTGCGGCGACTCAGGCAGCAGTTCCTGTGGTGGAGGCGGCTGCAGCAGCTGA